From a region of the Thermus caldilimi genome:
- the hemL gene encoding glutamate-1-semialdehyde 2,1-aminomutase — protein MERPTSERLFAEAQRHIPGGVSSPVRAFKAVGGIPPFLVRGEGAYVWDVDGNRYVDYVLSWGPLILGHAHPEVVRRVKEVAEQGLTFGAPHPLEAELAQAVKRAYPEVELVRFVNSGTEATMSALRLARGYTGRKYIVKFRGNYHGHADGLLVEAGSGALTLGVPSSAGVPEEYAQLTLVLEYNDPEALRALLRARGEEIAAIIFEPVVGNAGVLVPTEEFLKALHEAKDYGVLLVADEVMTGFRLAYGGATERLGLKPDLVTLGKILGGGLPAAAYGGRREIMEKVAPLGPVYQAGTLSGNPLAMAAGLATLEILEKNPGYYARLEEVGAKLEAGLKDILSRKGIPHAVNRVGSMFTVFFTEGPVRTFTEAKRTDTELFRRFFHGLLDRGVYWPPSNFEAAFLSIAHGEAEVALTLEALEKAL, from the coding sequence ATGGAGCGGCCTACTTCTGAGAGGCTCTTCGCCGAGGCGCAACGGCACATCCCGGGGGGAGTCAGCAGTCCGGTGCGGGCCTTCAAGGCGGTGGGGGGTATCCCTCCCTTCCTGGTGCGGGGGGAGGGAGCCTACGTGTGGGACGTCGATGGGAACCGGTACGTGGACTACGTGCTGAGCTGGGGGCCCTTGATCCTGGGCCACGCCCACCCGGAGGTGGTCAGGAGGGTTAAGGAGGTGGCGGAGCAGGGTCTGACCTTCGGGGCTCCCCATCCCCTCGAGGCCGAGCTGGCCCAGGCGGTGAAACGGGCCTACCCGGAGGTGGAGCTGGTACGTTTCGTGAACTCGGGGACCGAGGCCACCATGAGCGCCCTGCGCCTGGCCCGGGGGTATACGGGGAGGAAGTATATCGTCAAGTTCCGGGGCAACTACCACGGGCATGCGGATGGGCTTTTGGTGGAGGCGGGAAGCGGAGCCCTCACCCTGGGGGTGCCCTCTAGCGCCGGGGTCCCGGAAGAGTACGCGCAGCTCACCCTGGTCCTGGAGTACAACGACCCCGAGGCCCTGCGCGCCCTCCTCCGGGCGCGGGGGGAGGAGATCGCCGCCATCATCTTCGAGCCGGTGGTGGGGAACGCTGGGGTCCTCGTGCCCACCGAGGAGTTCCTGAAGGCCCTGCACGAGGCCAAGGACTACGGCGTTCTCCTCGTTGCCGACGAGGTGATGACGGGCTTCCGCCTGGCCTATGGTGGGGCCACGGAGCGGCTTGGCCTCAAGCCCGACCTGGTCACCCTGGGCAAAATCCTGGGGGGCGGCCTTCCCGCCGCCGCCTACGGGGGGAGGCGGGAGATCATGGAAAAGGTGGCCCCCTTAGGCCCCGTGTACCAGGCGGGCACGCTTTCGGGGAACCCTTTGGCCATGGCCGCGGGCCTGGCCACCCTGGAGATTCTGGAGAAAAACCCCGGGTACTACGCCCGCCTCGAGGAGGTGGGGGCGAAGCTGGAAGCAGGGCTCAAGGATATCCTCTCCCGCAAGGGCATCCCCCACGCGGTGAACCGGGTGGGCTCCATGTTCACCGTCTTCTTTACCGAGGGGCCGGTGCGCACCTTTACCGAGGCTAAGCGCACGGACACGGAGCTTTTCCGGCGCTTCTTCCACGGCCTCTTGGACCGGGGGGTGTACTGGCCGCCCTCCAACTTCGAGGCGGCCTTCCTCTCCATCGCCCACGGGGAGGCGGAGGTGGCCCTGACCCTCGAGGCCTTGGAAAAAGCCCTCTGA
- a CDS encoding alpha-ketoacid dehydrogenase subunit beta: protein MVAEKARVLNLVQAINEALDLALARDERVLVFGEDVGRLGGVFRVTEGLQAKYGEGRVFDTPLAESGILGLAIGLAMGGMRPVAEIQFAGFLYPALDQILSHLGRWRHRSRGRVGLPVVVRAPYGGGVHTPEQHADSPEALLAHAPGVKVVIPSSPERAKGLLLAAIEDEDPVFFLEAIKLYRGARAEVPEGYYTLPLGRARVVREGGAATLIGYGGMVEVMLEAAEVAAREGVEVMVVDLETLVPLDEDTLLEAVRETGRAVVVYEAMRTGGFGAEIAARIAEGAIDYLQAPVVRVAGYDAPYPPFSAIEHHYRPSARRVLAALRRVLTY, encoded by the coding sequence ATGGTAGCGGAAAAGGCCAGGGTGCTGAACCTGGTCCAGGCCATCAACGAGGCCCTGGACCTGGCCTTGGCTCGGGACGAAAGGGTTTTGGTCTTCGGGGAGGACGTGGGGCGGCTTGGGGGGGTATTCCGGGTCACGGAGGGCCTCCAGGCCAAATACGGCGAGGGCCGGGTGTTCGATACCCCCTTGGCGGAAAGCGGCATCCTGGGCCTGGCCATTGGCCTCGCCATGGGGGGGATGCGCCCGGTGGCGGAGATCCAGTTTGCGGGTTTTCTCTACCCCGCCCTGGACCAGATCCTCTCCCACCTGGGCCGCTGGCGCCACCGCTCCCGGGGTCGGGTGGGCCTCCCCGTGGTGGTGCGGGCCCCCTATGGGGGTGGGGTGCACACCCCTGAGCAGCACGCGGACTCCCCCGAGGCCCTTCTGGCCCATGCCCCTGGGGTAAAGGTGGTGATTCCCTCGAGCCCTGAAAGGGCCAAAGGCCTCCTTCTCGCCGCCATAGAGGACGAGGACCCGGTCTTCTTCCTGGAGGCCATCAAGCTCTACCGGGGTGCCCGGGCCGAGGTGCCGGAGGGCTACTACACCCTCCCCTTGGGCAGGGCCCGGGTGGTGCGGGAAGGAGGTGCGGCCACCCTCATCGGTTACGGGGGCATGGTGGAGGTGATGCTGGAGGCGGCGGAGGTGGCGGCTCGGGAAGGCGTGGAGGTCATGGTGGTGGACCTGGAAACCCTGGTCCCTTTGGACGAGGATACGCTTCTGGAAGCCGTTCGGGAAACCGGCCGGGCGGTGGTGGTCTACGAGGCCATGCGCACCGGAGGGTTTGGGGCCGAGATCGCCGCCCGCATCGCTGAGGGAGCCATCGATTACCTCCAGGCTCCCGTGGTGCGGGTGGCGGGATACGATGCCCCCTACCCCCCTTTCAGCGCCATCGAACACCACTACCGCCCGAGCGCCAGGAGGGTTCTCGCCGCCCTGAGGCGGGTGCTAACCTACTAG